One Capra hircus breed San Clemente chromosome 29, ASM170441v1, whole genome shotgun sequence genomic region harbors:
- the CCDC87 gene encoding coiled-coil domain-containing protein 87 produces MEPYKPDPEFQRIYHRLLRPLSLFPSRTTRTASQEHLSKEVPMLLPLPVPRLTAELVCRQVAERLTKSGLEARAPHEVRLRFTEVILDEIKCSWQEPPPELGMSHLNNQRLRKRLLIYVLLSCEQLFVRYLHLQKLMSTSAVVFTESATLTRLAASLARDCTVLLTGPDVYRSLLSDFLALLKEEQARVSAPRLRAAGLGAYRLFQVPWHHITGVTQVPHFNLSLNYLIQLSRPRDLVSEPEKDPMKELKSIPQLKKKKPLRWLSSMQKRRESTFSSQIASPPGTSVAPRRRAPPTSHLPLYSQLQRGQSMPSLREGWRLADELGLPPLSPRPLTPLVLVAESKPELAGDTVAEDLKQMMKNMQLGWSQYSPLDSGLPPLLGALTYRPAASHHLEELQRMLNSLEEQEASEHRGLQSPKPPQLEPQPVTVTLKLRNQMVQIAAVQVSGRNFLDSFHIEGAGVLYNHLTGELEPKLIEQMDMDRTFGSSIREVYKELMSRVSNNHFTFDQGPLVEPAANKDWSAFLSSAFLRQEKQHRIINTKLAELYPQKASALQSNADKMSSFTSLQPSKSWDRWSNKARWLNWWKSTLSVGDYFKYLTTQETDFLHVIFQMYEEEGPVETVAPIKESIKIQHPPPLLEDDEPDFVPGEWDWDMVLEHRLETKSSLLEESHKILSLQKRLERVWSMLDVPEKDRLDMAIKYSSNARLRQLPALVSAWERTLQPIQLREILLGRLEWFERQASDPNRFFQKTDMGLSRFLEENQIRSHFQRKLRMVEAPLVPLLEEIELVFGEPVTFKGRRYLDKMKHDKVEMLYWLQQRRRVRHLTRAKRASHQSVLSTKLSGHPLIAPGNTPITL; encoded by the coding sequence ATGGAGCCGTATAAGCCGGACCCCGAATTCCAGCGGATCTACCACCGGTTGCTGCGTCCGTTGTCGCTCTTCCCCAGCAGGACGACACGCACAGCGTCTCAGGAGCACCTCTCGAAGGAGGTCCCGATGCTACTGCCTTTACCGGTTCCACGGCTGACGGCGGAGTTGGTCTGCCGCCAGGTAGCCGAGCGGCTGACCAAAAGCGGGCTGGAGGCGCGGGCGCCTCACGAGGTACGGCTCCGTTTCACCGAGGTCATCCTGGACGAGATAAAGTGCAGCTGGCAGGAGCCCCCCCCCGAACTTGGCATGAGTCACCTGAACAATCAGAGGCTACGGAAGCGGCTCCTGATCTACGTGCTGCTCAGCTGCGAGCAGCTCTTCGTACGCTACCTGCACCTCCAGAAGCTCATGTCGACCTCCGCAGTCGTCTTCACTGAATCAGCCACGCTTACCCGCTTGGCCGCCAGCCTCGCCAGGGACTGCACAGTTTTACTCACCGGCCCCGACGTCTACCGTAGCCTGCTCTCTGACTTCCTTGCCCTGCTCAAAGAAGAGCAGGCCCGAGTCTCCGCGCCCAGACTGCGCGCCGCTGGCCTTGGGGCTTACAGGCTCTTCCAGGTCCCATGGCATCACATCACTGGCGTCACCCAAGTGCCGCATTTCAACCTCAGCCTGAACTACCTCATCCAACTCAGCCGCCCGCGAGACCTTGTCAGTGAGCCTGAAAAGGATCCAATGAAGGAATTGAAGTCCATTCCCCAGCTGAAGAAGAAGAAGCCTCTGCGCTGGCTGTCCTCCAtgcaaaagaggagagaaagcacCTTCAGTTCACAGATTGCATCACCGCCTGGGACCTCTGTGGCTCCCCGCAGACGGGCTCCCCCCACCTCGCACTTGCCCCTCTACTCCCAGCTCCAGAGGGGCCAGTCCATGCCCTCTCTGCGTGAGGGTTGGAGGCTAGCAGATGAGCTGGGCCTTCCTCCACTCAGTCCTCGCCCCTTAACTCCATTGGTCCTGGTGGCAGAGAGCAAACCAGAGCTGGCAGGGGACACGGTGGCTGAGGACCTGAAGCAGATGATGAAGAATATGCAGCTGGGGTGGTCTCAGTACTCACCGCTGGACTCAGGGCTGCCCCCACTCCTGGGGGCCCTGACCTACCGCCCAGCTGCTAGCCATCACCTAGAAGAGCTGCAGAGAATGTTGAACAGCCTTGAGGAGCAAGAGGCCTCGGAACATCGGGGCCTCCAGTCCCCTAAACCCCCTCAGCTTGAACCACAGCCAGTGACTGTTACTTTGAAGCTAAGAAATCAGATGGTCCAGATAGCTGCTGTACAGGTCTCAGGAAGAAACTTTTTGGATTCCTTCCACATTGAGGGGGCCGGTGTGCTATACAACCACCTTACTGGTGAACTGGAACCCAAACTTATTGAGCAAATGGATATGGATCGCACTTTTGGCAGTAGCATCAGGGAAGTCTACAAGGAGCTGATGAGCCGTGTCTCTAACAACCACTTCACTTTTGACCAGGGGCCCCTGGTTGagcctgcagccaataaagactGGTCAGCCTTCCTGTCCTCAGCCTTCCTGCGTCAAGAAAAACAGCATCGTATCATCAACACCAAGCTGGCTGAACTTTATCCCCAGAAAGCAAGCGCTTTACAGTCCAATGCAGATAAGATGTCCTCCTTCACATCACTCCAACCAAGTAAAAGCTGGGACAGGTGGTCAAACAAGGCCAGATGGCTGAACTGGTGGAAAAGCACTTTGTCTGTGGGTGACTATTTTAAGTACCTCACCACCCAGGAGACAGATTTCCTCCATGTCATCTTCCAAATGTATGAAGAGGAGGGTCCTGTGGAGACCGTGGCCCCTATCAAAGAATCCATAAAGATCCAACACCCACCCCCTTTGCTAGAAGACGACGAGCCAGATTTTGTGCCAGGAGAGTGGGACTGGGACATGGTGCTGGAACACAGGCTAGAAACTAAGAGCAGCCTCCTGGAAGAGTCTCACAAAATCCTGAGCCTGCAGAAGCGTCTGGAGCGGGTTTGGTCCATGCTTGACGTTCCAGAGAAGGACCGGCTGGACATGGCCATCAAATACAGCTCCAACGCCCGCCTGAGGCAGCTGCCGGCACTGGTGAGTGCCTGGGAAAGGACCTTGCAGCCCATCCAGCTGCGGGAGATACTGCTGGGGAGACTGGAGTGGTTTGAGCGGCAAGCCTCTGACCCTAACCGCTTCTTCCAAAAGACTGATATGGGCCTGAGTCGCTTCCTGGAGGAGAATCAGATCCGCAGCCATTTCCAAAGGAAGCTCCGTATGGTGGAGGCTCCTTTGGTTCCCCTCCTGGAGGAGATCGAGTTAGTCTTTGGTGAGCCGGTGACCTTCAAGGGGCGGCGCTACCTGGACAAGATGAAGCACGACAAAGTGGAGATGCTCTACTGGCTGCAGCAGCGGCGGCGGGTCCGCCACCTAACCCGGGCCAAAAGGGCCTCCCATCAGTCGGTCCTGTCCACCAAGCTCAGCGGCCATCCTTTAATAGCCCCAGGGAATACTCCCATTACTCTTTGA
- the CCS gene encoding copper chaperone for superoxide dismutase: protein MASDSENRGTACTLEFAVQMTCQSCVDAVRTSLQGIAGIQSVEVQLENQMVLVQTTLPSQEVQALLEGTGRQAVLKGMGSGLSQNLGAAVAILGGPGPVQGVVRFLQLTPEHCLIEGTIDGLQPGLHGLHVHQFGDLTRNCNSCGDHFNPDGMSHGGPQDSERHRGDLGNVRADESGRAIFRIEDEQLKVWDVIGRSLVVDEGEDDLGRGGHPLSKITGNSGERLACGIIARSAGLFQNPKQICSCDGLTIWEERGRPIAGQGRKEPAQPPAHL, encoded by the exons ATGGCTTCGGACTCGGAGAACCGCGGGACTGCCTGCACG CTGGAGTTCGCGGTGCAGATGACCTGTCAGAGCTGCGTGGACGCGGTGCGCACGTCCCTGCAAGGGATCGCAG GCATCCAAAGTGTGGAGGTGCAGTTGGAGAACCAGATGGTCCTGGTGCAGACTACCCTGCCCAGCCAGGAGGTACAGGCCCTTCTAGAAGGCACTGGGAGGCAGGCGGTCCTAAAGGGCATGGGCAGTGGCCTGTCGC AGAATTTAGGGGCAGCCGTGGCCATTCTCGGGGGGCCTGGCCCTGTGCAGGGAGTGGTGCGCTTCCTGCAGCTGACCCCTGAGCACTGCCTAATCGAGGGGACCATTGATGGCCTGCAGCCTGGGCTGCATGGACTCCACGTCCATCAGTTCGGGGACCTCACGAGGAACTGCAACAG CTGTGGGGACCACTTTAACCCTGATGGAATGTCCCATGGGGGCCCCCAGGACTCTGAACGG CACCGCGGAGACCTGGGGAATGTCCGTGCCGATGAGAGTGGCCGAGCTATCTTCAGAATTGAGGACGAGCAGCTGAAG GTGTGGGATGTGATTGGCCGAAGCCTGGTCGTTGATGAGGGAGAAGATGACCTGGGCCGGGGCGGGCATCCCTTGTCCAAGATCACAGGGAACTCGGGAGAGAG GTTGGCCTGTGGCATCATCGCACGCTCTGCTGGCCTCTTCCAGAACCCCAAGCAGATCTGCTCCTGTGATGGCCTCACCATTTGGGAGGAACGGGGCCGGCCCATCGCTGGCCAGGGACGGAAGGAGCCCGCCCAGCCTCCTGCCCACCTCTGA